The genomic interval GTTGCCGTAGTTGCCGCTGTCGCCGCTGCGCGTGGCGCGGCGCAGGCTGCGCTCGCTGAGCCCGGCCAGGCTGACGTACATGCTGCCGCGATCGGGCAGGTTCACTTCGATCGGCTGGCTGCGGTTGCGATCGCTGTAGGTGACCAGCCCGAAGTACAGCCGCGGCTGGCCGACGAAGCGCGCCATCACGCTCGGCGGCACCAGGTACATCGCCTCGCGGTCCTTGCTGCGCGGCTGGATGCGGCTGGAGAAGAAGTTGCGCGCGGTGCGCTGCGCGCGATTCTCCGGCTTGAGCAGCTGCGGATCGGTCGCCAGGCCGATCTCGAACAGCGGATTCTCGGTGCGGACGCTGAAGCTCAGCACGTTGAAGCGATCGTTGACGGTATCGCGGGTGGCGCGGATCAGGGCCATGACGCACTCCTAGCGGCGTTTGCGTGGGCGGGGCGGCGAGACGGTCACGGGGAGGGCCACCGCTTCCAGCGCGGCGCCGTCGCCGGGTTCGGGATCGATCGCCGCGGCGATGCGTTCCCAGAACCGTTGCCGCCCGTCGATGCCGATGCCTTGCAGGTGCGGCTGCATGAAGGCGAGGGCATGTTCGAGGTGGCGGAAGAAGCGGCGTTCCCCGGTCTGCACGTGTTCCACCGAGCCGCGCCATTCGCCCAGTGCGCTGTCGGCATCGCCGCGCTCGCACCAGATGCGGATGATGAAGACGGCGGTGCGGTCCTCGAGCAATGCCATTGCCGCGTTTCCATCGGGTTGCAGCCACCCTAGGCGGCCGCGCTCACCGCAGTGTCACCGGCGCATCACCGCCGTCTCACCGCATCCGTGAGGGTGGTGATGTCGCAGTGATGCGCATCCCGGAAGCATGCGGCGAGACGCGGCGCAGACATACGCCGCCGGGGCTGTCGGCAGATGGGCACCTCTGATAACTCCGTTCCTGAAGCTGCACGCTGCACGTGGCGATGACGTGTTCCTTTTTTTCTGTCGCGGCTGAAGCCGCTCCTACACATGTGCGCCTGCTCTTGTAGGAGCGGCTTCAGCCGCGACAGGAGGACGAAGTGGCCGTGATGCCAGGGCGTCCATGAAAAACGCGGCCGCAACGCCACCGGGTCTACCGCCAGTGCGCCTTTGCCACTTCATGGCATCTCGAACGTATCGATGCCGGAACCTGCGGGCTGGGCGTATCGGCGTTTCGCAAGTGCATCGACATGCTTTTGGGGTTATTAGAGGTGCCCAAATGCCGGGGGGAGGACGAACGCGGCATGCGCCGCGGTGACTGGCGTGGCTGGCGTCTGCCAGGACAGGCGCGACACGGTGACGCGGCGCGGGCAGCCAGTGCCCACGCCGTCGGCGGGAACGCGGTCTGCGCGCTCAGTGTTCCAGGAATTGCAGGCTCAGCTGCAACTGCGCATCGGCCGAGGCCAGGCCGCGGCGGGCGGTCTCGATCAGCCATTGCGCCTGCATGGCGGCGCTGGGCATCGGCGTCGGCATCGGCATTGTGGCCGGGACGGCGAAGCCGGCGTAGGCCGCATGCGGTTCCGCCGCCGCGCCGATCGCGCCGTCGGCGATGCGCTGATACAGGCTCAGGGTTTCGCGCATCGGCTGGATCGCCAGTTCGCGGCGCAACAGATCGCGGCAGCGTTCGAACTGGCGCAGGGCGTGCGCGCGCTGTCCGTTGAGTTCGAACAGTTGCATCAGTTCCCGGTGCACATCCTCGCGCAGGGGGTCGTGGTCGAGGATCGCCTGCGCATGACGGATGCCGTCGGCATAGTCGTGGCGCAGCCGCGCCAGCTGCATCAGCCGCCACAACGCGTTGAGATAGCTGCGGCGGTGCCGCTCGCGCTCGCGCAGCGCCCAGTCGTCGGTCAGGTCCATCAGGATGTCGGAGCGGTACAGGGCCACGCCGCGGCGCAGCGCCTCGATGTCCACCTCGCTCATCCGTTCCGGCGGCTTGCTCAGCGCCGGCCCGACCAGGCTGGAGAACTCGGCCACATCCAGCCAGATCTCCGTGGGGCCGTCCAGGCCGATGGCGCCGCGGCGATCGCTGACGATCAGATCGCCGTGCCGCAGCGGCGGCGTTTCCACGATTCGCCGCAGGCGCCATAGCGCCGTGTTGAACGAGCCGCTGGACGCGCAGGCGTCGCGCTCGGGCCACAGGTTGGCGAGCAGTTCGCTGCGGCTGAAATAGCGCCGCTGGCCCAGCGCCAGATAGGCGAGCAGGCTGCCGCAGCGTCCCGACACCGCAACCGCGCGCGCATCGCCATAGGCGATCGACACCGAGCCGAATACCCAGATCCTGAACATCCTTGCTGTCCTCCTCCGGAACCGCACCTTCCCCTGTCTGAACCCAAACGCGAATCGGCGGCGGCAGCGGCCATCGCCTTCCAGGCGTTGCGCACCCGGCCGTAGGGAGCCGCTGCAGCCCAGGGGGCAGAAGGGCGAATCAGCGGGGAATGCGCTGTGCCAGTGCCAGCGCAGCGTGCCGCTGGCCGATGCGATGGCGTATGGCCGCCCCGATCGGGCACGGTCGGGGCAGCGCGACATGCGCCATCTGTTTTTTTGGCAGCGCCTGCTGCCTTTCCCAGGTCCGTCCAGCGGACGCAATGGTTCTGTACCCGAACCGCGGTGCGAAAACGAACAGATTCTGGCGTTCCGGGTCAGGCCGAGCGCGTGGCCGGCCACATCAGCGCGGTTTGGCCACGATCAGCCAGTTGTTGAACGGGGTGTTGCCGTACAGCGGCGCGAAGGTGGCGCGCAATCCGGCATCGCCGAGCTGACGTTCCAGGCTGTCGCGGGTGGGATAGCACTTGGGCACTTCCTGCATCCAGCCGGCCAGATGCGCGAGCACGTCGGTGATGCGGCTGGTGCGACCGCGGCCGCTGGTATCGCCCAGCCCGCTGCGGATCACCAGCTTGGCGCCGGGCGTGAGCATTTTCGCCACGCTGCGGATCAGGTTGGCCTGCATGGCCGCGT from Xanthomonas sp. DAR 34887 carries:
- a CDS encoding AfsR/SARP family transcriptional regulator — translated: MFRIWVFGSVSIAYGDARAVAVSGRCGSLLAYLALGQRRYFSRSELLANLWPERDACASSGSFNTALWRLRRIVETPPLRHGDLIVSDRRGAIGLDGPTEIWLDVAEFSSLVGPALSKPPERMSEVDIEALRRGVALYRSDILMDLTDDWALRERERHRRSYLNALWRLMQLARLRHDYADGIRHAQAILDHDPLREDVHRELMQLFELNGQRAHALRQFERCRDLLRRELAIQPMRETLSLYQRIADGAIGAAAEPHAAYAGFAVPATMPMPTPMPSAAMQAQWLIETARRGLASADAQLQLSLQFLEH